One part of the Gossypium raimondii isolate GPD5lz chromosome 1, ASM2569854v1, whole genome shotgun sequence genome encodes these proteins:
- the LOC105772861 gene encoding B-box zinc finger protein 18 isoform X5, with amino-acid sequence MRTLCDVCESAAAIIFCAADEAALCRSCDEKVHMCNKLASRHVRVGLADPSDVPRCDICENAPAFFYCEVDGSSLCLQCDMIVHVGGKRTHGRYLLLRQRVEFSGDKPAHLEELRLQPVDPNDVRKPTSVKSGIAYALYVRVSIKLDSVILLLHVRVYHTIGYYIICLWRFLLQPIGFSLPKFSPFVVVSRG; translated from the exons ATGCGAACGCTTTGCGACGTTTGTGAGAGCGCCGCGGCGATCATTTTCTGTGCTGCCGACGAGGCCGCTCTTTGCCGTTCCTGTGACGAAAAG GTTCACATGTGTAACAAGCTTGCAAGTAGACATGTGAGAGTTGGGTTAGCTGACCCCAGTGATGTCCCACGCTGTGATATATGCGAAAATGCACCtg CTTTCTTTTACTGTGAAGTAGATGGCAGTTCCCTTTGCTTGCAATGTGATATGATTGTACATGTTGGAGGTAAAAGGACCCATGGGAGATATCTCTTGTTGAGGCAGAGAGTTGAG TTTTCAGGGGATAAGCCTGCTCATTTGGAGGAACTCAGGTTGCAACCGGTTGATCCAAATGATGTAAGGAAGCCTACATCGGTTAAATCCGGGATTGCGTATGCTCTTTACGTTCGAGTCAGCATTAAGTTGGATTCCGTAATATTGTTATTGCATGTTCGAGTTTATCACACGATAGGCTATTATATTATCTGCCTATGGAGGTTTTTACTGCAGCCAATTGGTTTTAGCCTGCCGAAGTTCTCCCCCTTTGTTGTAGTTTCCAGGGGATAA
- the LOC105772854 gene encoding SH3 domain-containing protein 2 → MEAIRKQASRFREQVARQQQAVLKQFGAGGYGGSDNLITDEAELQQHQKLEKLYISTRTAKHFQRDIVRGVEGYIIIGSKQVEIETKLSEDSKKYGSENTCTSGNTLSKAALSFGRARAHMEKEHGNLLKALGTQVAEPLRAMVMGSPLEDARHLAQRYDRMRQEAESQTIEVSKRQARMREMPGNHDLVMKLESAETKLHDLKSNMSILGKEAASAMATVEGQQQRLTLQRLIAMVEAERTYHQRVLQILDQLESEMISERQRLEAPPAPSVVDMPSPPPFEEVNGVYTSQTHNESTDCMGYFLGEVMYPYNGESDTELNLSIGDYIVVRKVTNNGWAEGECKGKAGWFPFAYIEKRERVLAGKVTEVF, encoded by the exons ATGGAGGCAATCAGAAAACAAGCCTCCCGGTTCAGGGAACAGGTCGCCCGCCAACAACAG GCTGTTCTCAAACAGTTCGGTGCCGGGGGATACGGAGGTTCGGACAATTTAATTACCGATGAAGCAGAACTTCAACAACATCAGAAACTTGAGAAGCTCTATATATCAACGCGTACAGCCAAG CATTTTCAAAGGGATATTGTTCGTGGCGTGGAAGGATATATCATCATCGGGTCCAAACAAGTTGAAATAG aaacCAAATTATCCGAGGATAGCAAGAAATATGGTTCGGAAAATACTTGTACTAGTGGCAATACGTTATCAAAAGCTGCATTAAGTTTCGGACGTGCTCGTGCTCACATGGAGAAGGAGCACGGGAATCTGTTGAAAGCTCTTGGCACACAG GTTGCTGAGCCACTAAGAGCAATGGTTATGGGATCCCCTTTGGAGGATGCGAGACATCTTGCTCAGCGTTATGACAGAATGCGACAAGAAGCCGAATCTCAG ACAATTGAAGTCTCCAAACGCCAAGCAAGAATGAGGGAAATGCCCGGAAATCACGATCTTGTCATGAAATTGGAATCAGCAGAGACAAAACTGCATGATCTGAAGTCAAACATGTCAATATTGGGAAAGGAAGCGGCTTCAGCGATGGCCACTGTTGAAGGTCAACAGCAGAGGTTAACACTACAGAGACTTATTGCTATG GTTGAAGCTGAACGTACATATCACCAACGAGTCCTTCAAATACTCGATCAGCTTGAAAGTGAG ATGATATCAGAGAGGCAACGACTTGAAGCACCACCTGCACCTAGTGTGGTGGACATGCCTTCACCCCCACCGTTTGAGGAAGTTAATGGAGTTTATACTTCTCAAACGCATAATGAGTCAACAGACTGCATGGGATACTTTTTAGGCGAG GTTATGTATCCATATAACGGCGAATCCGACACGGAATTGAATCTGTCAATTGGAGACTACATAGTTGTGCGAAAG GTGACAAATAATGGGTGGGCAGAAGGAGAATGCAAGGGCAAAGCAGGTTGGTTTCCTTTTGCTTACATAGAAAAAAGGGAACGTGTTCTTGCCGGTAAAGTAACAGAAGTTTTCTAG
- the LOC105772861 gene encoding B-box zinc finger protein 19 isoform X2, with translation MRTLCDVCESAAAIIFCAADEAALCRSCDEKVHMCNKLASRHVRVGLADPSDVPRCDICENAPDGSSLCLQCDMIVHVGGKRTHGRYLLLRQRVEFPGDKPAHLEELGLQPVDPNDFPGDKPAHLEELGLQPVDLNDVRKDQKWQPNFAGRENQQNHRLSLVPALDGNGDGDGKVGNKLIDLNTNPQRLHDQASTIQEQAMDVSSDNNHDSASVVPVGSFKREPDK, from the exons ATGCGAACGCTTTGCGACGTTTGTGAGAGCGCCGCGGCGATCATTTTCTGTGCTGCCGACGAGGCCGCTCTTTGCCGTTCCTGTGACGAAAAG GTTCACATGTGTAACAAGCTTGCAAGTAGACATGTGAGAGTTGGGTTAGCTGACCCCAGTGATGTCCCACGCTGTGATATATGCGAAAATGCACCtg ATGGCAGTTCCCTTTGCTTGCAATGTGATATGATTGTACATGTTGGAGGTAAAAGGACCCATGGGAGATATCTCTTGTTGAGGCAGAGAGTTGAG TTTCCAGGGGATAAGCCTGCTCATTTGGAGGAACTCGGGTTGCAACCGGTTGATCCAAATGAT TTTCCAGGGGATAAGCCTGCTCATTTGGAGGAACTCGGGTTGCAACCGGTTGATCTGAATGATGTAAGGAAGGACCAAAAATGGCAACCTAATTTTGCAGGGAGAGAGAACCAGCAAAATCATAGACTCTCTCTTGTTCCGGCGCTTGACGGTAATGGTGATGGAGATGGAAAGGTAGGTAATAAGTTGATTGATCTAAATACCAACCCCCAACGGCTGCATGACCAGGCTTCAACGATTCAG GAGCAAGCCATGGATGTTTCAAGTGACAATAATCATGACTCTGCAAGTGTGGTCCCTGTTGGATCCTTCAAAAGAGAGCCTGATAAATGA
- the LOC105772861 gene encoding B-box zinc finger protein 19 isoform X1, which yields MRTLCDVCESAAAIIFCAADEAALCRSCDEKVHMCNKLASRHVRVGLADPSDVPRCDICENAPAFFYCEVDGSSLCLQCDMIVHVGGKRTHGRYLLLRQRVEFPGDKPAHLEELGLQPVDPNDFPGDKPAHLEELGLQPVDLNDVRKDQKWQPNFAGRENQQNHRLSLVPALDGNGDGDGKVGNKLIDLNTNPQRLHDQASTIQEQAMDVSSDNNHDSASVVPVGSFKREPDK from the exons ATGCGAACGCTTTGCGACGTTTGTGAGAGCGCCGCGGCGATCATTTTCTGTGCTGCCGACGAGGCCGCTCTTTGCCGTTCCTGTGACGAAAAG GTTCACATGTGTAACAAGCTTGCAAGTAGACATGTGAGAGTTGGGTTAGCTGACCCCAGTGATGTCCCACGCTGTGATATATGCGAAAATGCACCtg CTTTCTTTTACTGTGAAGTAGATGGCAGTTCCCTTTGCTTGCAATGTGATATGATTGTACATGTTGGAGGTAAAAGGACCCATGGGAGATATCTCTTGTTGAGGCAGAGAGTTGAG TTTCCAGGGGATAAGCCTGCTCATTTGGAGGAACTCGGGTTGCAACCGGTTGATCCAAATGAT TTTCCAGGGGATAAGCCTGCTCATTTGGAGGAACTCGGGTTGCAACCGGTTGATCTGAATGATGTAAGGAAGGACCAAAAATGGCAACCTAATTTTGCAGGGAGAGAGAACCAGCAAAATCATAGACTCTCTCTTGTTCCGGCGCTTGACGGTAATGGTGATGGAGATGGAAAGGTAGGTAATAAGTTGATTGATCTAAATACCAACCCCCAACGGCTGCATGACCAGGCTTCAACGATTCAG GAGCAAGCCATGGATGTTTCAAGTGACAATAATCATGACTCTGCAAGTGTGGTCCCTGTTGGATCCTTCAAAAGAGAGCCTGATAAATGA
- the LOC105772861 gene encoding B-box zinc finger protein 19 isoform X4 produces the protein MRTLCDVCESAAAIIFCAADEAALCRSCDEKVHMCNKLASRHVRVGLADPSDVPRCDICENAPDGSSLCLQCDMIVHVGGKRTHGRYLLLRQRVEFPGDKPAHLEELGLQPVDLNDVRKDQKWQPNFAGRENQQNHRLSLVPALDGNGDGDGKVGNKLIDLNTNPQRLHDQASTIQEQAMDVSSDNNHDSASVVPVGSFKREPDK, from the exons ATGCGAACGCTTTGCGACGTTTGTGAGAGCGCCGCGGCGATCATTTTCTGTGCTGCCGACGAGGCCGCTCTTTGCCGTTCCTGTGACGAAAAG GTTCACATGTGTAACAAGCTTGCAAGTAGACATGTGAGAGTTGGGTTAGCTGACCCCAGTGATGTCCCACGCTGTGATATATGCGAAAATGCACCtg ATGGCAGTTCCCTTTGCTTGCAATGTGATATGATTGTACATGTTGGAGGTAAAAGGACCCATGGGAGATATCTCTTGTTGAGGCAGAGAGTTGAG TTTCCAGGGGATAAGCCTGCTCATTTGGAGGAACTCGGGTTGCAACCGGTTGATCTGAATGATGTAAGGAAGGACCAAAAATGGCAACCTAATTTTGCAGGGAGAGAGAACCAGCAAAATCATAGACTCTCTCTTGTTCCGGCGCTTGACGGTAATGGTGATGGAGATGGAAAGGTAGGTAATAAGTTGATTGATCTAAATACCAACCCCCAACGGCTGCATGACCAGGCTTCAACGATTCAG GAGCAAGCCATGGATGTTTCAAGTGACAATAATCATGACTCTGCAAGTGTGGTCCCTGTTGGATCCTTCAAAAGAGAGCCTGATAAATGA
- the LOC105772861 gene encoding B-box zinc finger protein 19 isoform X3, whose amino-acid sequence MRTLCDVCESAAAIIFCAADEAALCRSCDEKVHMCNKLASRHVRVGLADPSDVPRCDICENAPAFFYCEVDGSSLCLQCDMIVHVGGKRTHGRYLLLRQRVEFPGDKPAHLEELGLQPVDLNDVRKDQKWQPNFAGRENQQNHRLSLVPALDGNGDGDGKVGNKLIDLNTNPQRLHDQASTIQEQAMDVSSDNNHDSASVVPVGSFKREPDK is encoded by the exons ATGCGAACGCTTTGCGACGTTTGTGAGAGCGCCGCGGCGATCATTTTCTGTGCTGCCGACGAGGCCGCTCTTTGCCGTTCCTGTGACGAAAAG GTTCACATGTGTAACAAGCTTGCAAGTAGACATGTGAGAGTTGGGTTAGCTGACCCCAGTGATGTCCCACGCTGTGATATATGCGAAAATGCACCtg CTTTCTTTTACTGTGAAGTAGATGGCAGTTCCCTTTGCTTGCAATGTGATATGATTGTACATGTTGGAGGTAAAAGGACCCATGGGAGATATCTCTTGTTGAGGCAGAGAGTTGAG TTTCCAGGGGATAAGCCTGCTCATTTGGAGGAACTCGGGTTGCAACCGGTTGATCTGAATGATGTAAGGAAGGACCAAAAATGGCAACCTAATTTTGCAGGGAGAGAGAACCAGCAAAATCATAGACTCTCTCTTGTTCCGGCGCTTGACGGTAATGGTGATGGAGATGGAAAGGTAGGTAATAAGTTGATTGATCTAAATACCAACCCCCAACGGCTGCATGACCAGGCTTCAACGATTCAG GAGCAAGCCATGGATGTTTCAAGTGACAATAATCATGACTCTGCAAGTGTGGTCCCTGTTGGATCCTTCAAAAGAGAGCCTGATAAATGA